A window of the Vespa crabro chromosome 8, iyVesCrab1.2, whole genome shotgun sequence genome harbors these coding sequences:
- the LOC124426152 gene encoding torso-like protein isoform X1, producing MYVYRTIFGVDPREMWTSRSMGLLITTMIVLIGDRTTNSQKPRLGGAVNVFTRYGYLSISMRVVPRNDTDTWIFREPTLDVFRNPMAMPPNQLQQGKSMTSVFDGDFHMEFCDNVRQLLQAYFRDFAFEKLERPWRAFTGSWSKAAIARHLGINSSFIGGDYCYVLVRVARFRDNQKLVATAESLLLDEVVLRETENVTVGDTFSVVNFIRNYGSHYIASYITGNSLYQVFVYTPQVYLRIKERLKTRGVSELSTLELNNYFSPWYAEHMGAIQSASGNRSVEAWAVERLRVQYYIFSYASLLKLHGDAALLRQLDGLLGNEALLQLQLRTLAPVFKNSKRREWFLEVIDNYFKLWEVNM from the exons atgtatgtat ataGGACCATTTTCGGTGTCGATCCTCGCGAGATGTGGACGAGCAGGAGCATGGGTCTCCTGATAACGACAATGATCGTTCTGATTGGCGATCGAACGACGAATTCTCAAAAGCCTCGTCTTGGTGGTGCCGTAAATGTCTTCACTCGCTACGGTTACCTCAGCATCAGTATGAGGGTTGTGCCGCGTAACGACACAGACACTTGGATATTCCGCGAGCCAACTTTGGATGTCTTTAGGAATCCAATGGCGATGCCACCGAATCAATTACAGCAAGGAAAATCTATGACAAGCGTATTCGATGGTGATTTTCACATGGAATTTTGTGACAACGTAAGACAACTCCTACAGGCATACTTCCGTGATTTCGCTTTCGAGAAATTAGAAAGACCCTGGCGAGCGTTCACTGGCAGTTGGTCCAAGGCCGCCATAGCTAGGCATCTTGGTATCAACTCGTCTTTCATCGGTggtgattattgttatgtcCTTGTACGGGTCGCCAGATTTCGAGATAATCAGAAATTAGTTGCCACTGCTGAATCTTTACTCCTTGATGAAGTTGTACTCAGGGAAACAGAAAACGTCACAGTTGGTGATACCTTTAGTGTCGTTAATTTCATCAGGAATTATGGCTCTCATTATATCGCTTCTTATATCACTGGAAATTCACTCTATCAG gtaTTTGTTTATACCCCTCAagtatatctacgtataaaaGAACGTTTGAAAACAAGGGGTGTCTCGGAGCTTTCGACCTTGGAACTGAACAATTATTTCTCACCTTGGTACGCTGAACACATGGGTGCCATACAATCCGCTAGTGGTAATCGTTCAGTAGAAGCTTGGGCTGTCGAGAGACTCCGAGTACAGTATTACATCTTCTCGTATGCTAGCTTGCTGAAGCTTCATGGTGATGCGGCCTTGCTTAGACAATTGGATGGCTTGCTCGGAAACGAGGCACTATTACAACTCCAACTTCGTACCTTGGCGCCAGTTTTTAAGAATTCGAAGAGACGCGAGTGGTTCCTAGAAGTGATCGACAATTATTTTAAGCTTTGGGAAGTGAACATGTGA
- the LOC124426152 gene encoding torso-like protein isoform X2, with amino-acid sequence MWTSRSMGLLITTMIVLIGDRTTNSQKPRLGGAVNVFTRYGYLSISMRVVPRNDTDTWIFREPTLDVFRNPMAMPPNQLQQGKSMTSVFDGDFHMEFCDNVRQLLQAYFRDFAFEKLERPWRAFTGSWSKAAIARHLGINSSFIGGDYCYVLVRVARFRDNQKLVATAESLLLDEVVLRETENVTVGDTFSVVNFIRNYGSHYIASYITGNSLYQVFVYTPQVYLRIKERLKTRGVSELSTLELNNYFSPWYAEHMGAIQSASGNRSVEAWAVERLRVQYYIFSYASLLKLHGDAALLRQLDGLLGNEALLQLQLRTLAPVFKNSKRREWFLEVIDNYFKLWEVNM; translated from the exons ATGTGGACGAGCAGGAGCATGGGTCTCCTGATAACGACAATGATCGTTCTGATTGGCGATCGAACGACGAATTCTCAAAAGCCTCGTCTTGGTGGTGCCGTAAATGTCTTCACTCGCTACGGTTACCTCAGCATCAGTATGAGGGTTGTGCCGCGTAACGACACAGACACTTGGATATTCCGCGAGCCAACTTTGGATGTCTTTAGGAATCCAATGGCGATGCCACCGAATCAATTACAGCAAGGAAAATCTATGACAAGCGTATTCGATGGTGATTTTCACATGGAATTTTGTGACAACGTAAGACAACTCCTACAGGCATACTTCCGTGATTTCGCTTTCGAGAAATTAGAAAGACCCTGGCGAGCGTTCACTGGCAGTTGGTCCAAGGCCGCCATAGCTAGGCATCTTGGTATCAACTCGTCTTTCATCGGTggtgattattgttatgtcCTTGTACGGGTCGCCAGATTTCGAGATAATCAGAAATTAGTTGCCACTGCTGAATCTTTACTCCTTGATGAAGTTGTACTCAGGGAAACAGAAAACGTCACAGTTGGTGATACCTTTAGTGTCGTTAATTTCATCAGGAATTATGGCTCTCATTATATCGCTTCTTATATCACTGGAAATTCACTCTATCAG gtaTTTGTTTATACCCCTCAagtatatctacgtataaaaGAACGTTTGAAAACAAGGGGTGTCTCGGAGCTTTCGACCTTGGAACTGAACAATTATTTCTCACCTTGGTACGCTGAACACATGGGTGCCATACAATCCGCTAGTGGTAATCGTTCAGTAGAAGCTTGGGCTGTCGAGAGACTCCGAGTACAGTATTACATCTTCTCGTATGCTAGCTTGCTGAAGCTTCATGGTGATGCGGCCTTGCTTAGACAATTGGATGGCTTGCTCGGAAACGAGGCACTATTACAACTCCAACTTCGTACCTTGGCGCCAGTTTTTAAGAATTCGAAGAGACGCGAGTGGTTCCTAGAAGTGATCGACAATTATTTTAAGCTTTGGGAAGTGAACATGTGA
- the LOC124426151 gene encoding tetratricopeptide repeat protein 5-like, with amino-acid sequence MSAIIDDKVVAGAKSLNTVKEDPIVALTEKVKSLYFFRDHYFENHLIKEAIRKNSDVEKEMKETISKFDECKGYEIDGSRAKYYYLKGKALNVVDRYIPQAEELLSKAVKLEPNLTEAWNELGECYWKNDDIQQAKNCFVGALSHGKNKVSLRNLSMVLRQEPTSTTEQRAQNIQQGVEYAKDSVSLDTTDGTSWAILGNAYLSSFFTIAQSPNILRLCMSAYAQAEKDIVARSNPDLFYNKAIALKYQEEYDQALNSFERAMSLDPTWETPCNKRDELLQYLKDVQNLVNTNGRVKPKRLYQMIRALDAKHLGPYKGGSFTFGEKSIKLDLTSLKSIVLGVNREKVVLGKVVSWIQDSDCVPFAFCLVDHEKTCIAVTLYNLAKGRGVTVGDSVAIPEPFVIHHKFSYMNNDFDFKSIRVETPIILVVNGKKLGIEQQAGVKLHTFKKTD; translated from the exons ATGTCTGCAATTATAGACGATAAAGTAGTTGCAGGAGCAAAAAGTTTAAATACTGTTAAAGAGGATCCCATTGTAGCATTGAca gaaaaagtaaagtctctttatttctttcgggatcattattttgaaaatcatCTAATTAAAGAAGCTATTAGAAAAAACAGTGATgtggagaaagaaatgaaagaaactaTTAGTAAATTCGATGAATGTAAAGGTTATGAAATAGATGGTAGCCGggcaaagtattattatttgaaaggGAAGGCTTTAAATGTTGTAGATCGTTATATCCCTCAAGCTGAAGAACTTTTGAGTAAGGCTGTAAAATTAGAACCAAATTTAACCGAAGCCTGGAATGAATTAGGAGAATGTTATTGGAAAAATGATGACATTCAACAGGCTAAAAATTGTTTTGTCGGTGCTTTATCTCAT gGTAAAAATAAAGTATCTTTACGTAATCTATCTATGGTACTAAGACAAGAACCAACTTCAACCACAGAACAACGTGCACAAAATATTCAACAAGGCGTTGAATATGCTAAAGACTCTGTCAGTTTAGATACAACCGATGGTACCTCTTGGGCAATATTAGGAAATGCTTATTTGTcatctttttttacaatagcACAAAGTCCAAATATTTTACGTCTTTGTATGTCAGCATATGCACAAGca GAAAAAGATATTGTAGCAAGAAGTAATCCAGacttattttataacaaaGCTATT gCATTAAAATATCAAGAGGAATATGATCAAGCATTAAATTCGTTTGAAAGAGCAATGTCATTGGATCCTACATGGGAAACCCCATGCAATAAAAGAGATGAACTGttacaatatttaaaagatgTGCAAAATTTAGTAAATACAAATGGGCGTGTTAAACCTAAAAGGCTTTATCAAATGATTAgg GCATTGGATGCTAAACACTTAGGGCCATATAAAGGTGGATCATTTACATTTGGTGAAAAATCTATAAAGTTAGATTTAACTTCATTGAAAAGCATAGTGCTTGGAGTgaatagagagaaagttgTACTTGGAAAAGTAGTATCCTGGATTCAAGATTCCGATTGTGTCCCTTT TGCATTTTGTCTTGTTGACCATGAGAAAACGTGTATTGCCGTTACGCTATATAATTTAGCTAAGGGCCGAGGAGTTACGGTAGGTGATTCGGTCGCTATTCCAGAGCCTTTTGTGATACATCACAAGTTTTCTTACATGAACAAT gaTTTTGATTTCAAATCTATACGCGTTGAAACACCTATCATATTAGTtgttaatggaaaaaaattggGTATTGAACAACAAGCTGGAGTTAAGCTACATACCTTTAAAAAGACCGACtga